The window ttttataaaccaacattgaatccaacaagtgaaattaactacaaacttgaaactacaagtcacattacgtaggaaaccatattattcaagtctgattccaccaacaatgaaaatgctattagcacttgcacataaatcccattcatatcttaaagcaacaataaatcccattcatatcttaaagcacataaatcccatattattcaagtctgattccaccaacaatgaaaacacgcttgtaaaattaactgcaaccaaacagaattatataaattcaaagaTCACGACATTTTAAAGGTCTCGAAAATGCTTCTTCTCCCATCCAATATATATTCCTCCAAATCTGCAAAGCCAGTAGCTAACAATCCCGCAAACCCAATCGACAGCATCCAAAAATCCCAAACAGAGTGGAAATGAATCTCGTAGAAAACTTAATACAATTCCTTTTAAAGCCTGCGAATTCAAATGCTAAACTtcaaaaaaactaagaaaattcctcaaaaaaactaagaaaattcCTCAAACTTCAAAAATCCCAAAAAAACTTAATACAATTCCTCAAACTGTTGAGAATATGTGGTCCGATTGCCTTAAGAGTGAACTAAGAAAAAATAAGAAGTGATAATGTACATCTATAAGATATAAATGGCAACATTTTCGTATAGGCCTATATTTTCTTACTAATACTCAATATTCACACTCAGtaatcttttttccttctacCGCTTACACCACCTAAAAGGCCATTGCCATATTGACAAAGATTTATATGCAAAGATCCTAGACGATATTAATAAGTGAGTGTATGTAATTAATAATAGTGTGCCTTGAAAAATGAACGGTATAAGAGACTTTACCAACGTACTAAATGTGGTAACTCCAACTCTACAAGCACTTCACGAACAAGTTTGCAAAAAGGAGAACCCTGTGAGATGAGAGAAACATAGAGATTTAAAATATTGTTCAAGGGAAGAGAACCATAAAAATATCCACTTCAAGTCATGACACCTCCAATTAAGTAGTCTGCGACCTCTGTGGTGGTGATGTCCAAGACTCCCTATGCGAACAACCATAAAAAATTAagatagaaaataaagaaacctGTTAATGATCAAGTTATCTCCAATTGGGGGGATAGGATGGGATTACTGACCCTcatggtttttttttcattcactgatAAGACAGAAAATATTTTTTGAGAGAGTACAGGTAACATGTTCGAGTTGAAATGATTtagaaaacaacaaacttatttctttcacaaaaaatatatttatcttttcaataatacataaaaCAATTCAACAAGTCAACATGCATTATGAAGCATGTATAAATCCTGTATAAATCCTATTTGGCAGTGAACTTACAGATCTTATCATGAAGCtacttaaaataaaataattctcTTCATAAAAGTACACTTCAAATGTACAAACTAGACTTCCAAATATTATTTATACATACAGAACTATATTTATACAATTTATTTACTTCCAATATTTATACATACAGAactatatttatataatttattctTCAAAATTGTATGCTTGCAAAGCGTCGATCCAAAATTTGTAGATACAATTCCTAGAATTAACTTTGTGAATCAGCAGGTACATAGAAGATAGAACTTACAGGCAATACTTCATTGGCCATTTCAAGCACTATGGCATTAGCATCGGCAAAAGGCAGCAAACCTACTAAAGAACCCCTTCCAGCCATGCGAAACCGCCCCGAATTGTACACTACTATCAGATCAACACCACCATCTTCTTCAAACTTGGCAGATATCCAAAACATAAAAGTTTTTCAAAAGTAAAGCATAAAAGAGCGACTTTCAAGCACTAAGCCAAATATTACTAGCACATGAATGAATccaaaacatcatcattgaaTCCACGAACTGCAGAGGCAACAATTTCTTTGATGCGAGCTTGATAGACTTTTTAATGGTTTTTaatcacaaataaaataaacacaAAAGTAAAGGAAAACGAAACCAcgatatttatagttattaacAAAGATGTTAAATCTAGGGAACGAATTGAATCCAAAGGGGGATTAAAAAAGAATAGCACTACTCAAAGAAATTAAGATCAGAGAGCCGATTGAGAGGTCTAGGAGTATAGACGATGACACAACAATCCATTAATATAAAACCAACTACTCCAATTCGAATGTAGTTTCCCCAAGTCAAAATTTGAACAAATTTAGAGGATTGAGTAGAAAAATGAGACATCCTATAATTTATCCAGAAAGGTAGGTAGGCTTTTTAACTTTCAGATAAACAAAAATCCACTCTTCAACGAATTGCCAAACCTTGCATAGCCTGTGATCCATCCTCAACTATTTTGTTTGCTCGAATCGTGCCAATGACATTCGCAATATTAGCTTTGTATTATGATAATTGATATCCAATCTTGGGATTAATGACTGAATTTTGTAGTAGCCTACTAAACAGGAAATGTTAAACATGCAGAGGAAGCTTAACAACTAATGATATATTAGCTTTGTATTATGAGAAACAAAATAGATAATTTACCCTCCATGTAGTTAGCTTTGTCCTAAGTGTTTCCCACTGATGCTGCCCAAAAACACGGTCAGTACCGGCTGCACATGAACATCAAAAGAGTTATTATATTAGTACAGAATAAGCTATGCCTAACCAAAGAAGTGTAATGTGGCGGTCTAGATGGAGAATAGCACAAACCTCACAATCACAACTTCGTTCATCTGGTCCATTTTGCAGTCAATCAATTTGGACGTAATGGCCTTCACGACCCACAGTTCGACCTCATCATCATTGATCTGAAGCACAAGTAACACACAAGTAACACCCTTGATGAGAGCATATGGAATACGGGCAGATTCATTTGAGCCAAGATCTACCAATGATAATAACCTCATCTTTGCAATGCAATCTTCATGGACGAGACCTACACAGATCCAGGAATTTGCAGCTTTTCAATAGAAATTATTAAAGTTATTACTAAAGTGGAGAATTTAGCTCTAATTAGAAATTATTAAAGTTATTACTAAAGTGGAGAATTTTACCATAGCTTTTCAATAAAGAAGAATTTGCAGCTTGAAATTCCATGTAAGCATCCAATCTCTGGGTCAAAAAAATCTTCAGAAGCTGATAAACCAATGAATATTTGGCATCCTTCTCCAGTTGCCCTACAGCAGGCATGTCCAACAAATCACACTGCAAACATAAAGAACAGTTTGTAGCTAATAAGTCAATAATATAGGCTAAAGATCAAATAGAAGAATTAGGCCTATCAATTTTAAGTTGAAAACAAGGAACATGTCCTATCGATATTTATAGACTAACATGTCCTATCGAAAACAAGGAACTTCATtatcaatttgaaaaaaaatgaaaacattcACAACACAaccaaaagagaatgaaaaaccATGGCGTGTATTGCTACCATGGGTTATATAGTCCCCGCCATAGCTTAACGAATACATTCCAACATCACTGCTAAAAGAACCTAAAATATCAACGAAAGCTCATAAGCATAAAACATCAACGAAAGCTCATAAGCATAGTCCCCGCAATAACagaaaagtaaaagaaattCTAGCTGAAAATACATACTTAAGAATGTCAGATGCATAAAACCAGTTCCACGTGTATCACTGCTAAACACACTTCTACAACCAATTAAGCCCTTGATAAATAGCAGATGAAAAAAGTTGATCAGTGTGACGGAATGCAAAGATCATAACCATCAAGAGGATGTGTTTttcacaaaaaaagaaaaaaaatgaaaacaaacaaatgtaatttctaattttttaaaaaataacagaGTTACCAACCAAGGATACAATTCAATTTTTTAGGTACATCATATTATTGTTGATAGTTAACCCTTTTCTTCTTTGCAGTATGTGTTAAGCCAAATTATATCAATCCTATTTGAAGATATACATAAATCTTACCTTTATGGTGACTTCTTCAATTGGCTCAAGCTTCGTTGAATGGCTGAAAAGAGGTTCCCACTTCCATCCACCTGATTCAAATCCCTTTATGAGAAGTGAGCCCTCTATTATTTTTCGTAATATTCTAGTCCATAAATCACATCTCCGTATTTTGAAATGCAAACCGAAAACCGGAAATTCAAGGAATGAACCTTCGTCGAATAATCAGCCAAAAGAGGTTCCTTCTACGCGGTCAAAGCGCTGGTCAGACAGAAGACAGGAAGTTTGCCGTCTTTAGTCAGAGGTCTCGGGACAAGCCCAAGCGGGGTCCAGCagtccttctttttcttctttctgaaTTCGAAGATGATGTGGTAGTAGTCACACTGAAATCCTTGGATCGATCGTCCGCTGTACCCCTTTTTCTTTCGTTGTGGCGCAAAGCCATTATTATGAGAATTAGGATGATTCAGATGTTCATCTCTCCATACATAAATAAAAATCGAAAGAAAAATGGAGATgaaagaagagaagatgaaagatggaagaaaaggtggaagaagaagacgagCGGCCGATTGACGCAGCGGAGAAGATCGTAAAGATGGAAGAAGAGGAGACTAAAGATTGATTATTAAGGAAGAGAAGATGCGAGATGAGAGATATAGAGGGAAGGGCGACGAAGGCGGCTGCTAAAACAAAAGCAACGCAAACCCTAAACTAAAaggaaaatattaatttataaaaataaaaaaaaataaaggttagctttaatgtcggttttaaaccgacatcaaagagaaaggattaatgtcggttttaaaccgacattaaacatccgtgtttttaaaaccgacattaaacctccatattcattttttccaactgacattaaaggccatatttcttctagtggatCTTCTTTTCCAATAGTCATTGCCACCTTCGTTATTATTCTTGCCACACTTCTTCCCAtaagaaaatatcatttctttgagTTTAAAGTAGATGGCCTCTTCTGACAAGGGTTGTGGAGGATTTCCATGCTATTGCTTACCATCAAAATTCTTTTTCTGTAATCTATAAGGATGATGTCTTGACAAATATTTTCTGTCCCATGTATacatttttttccatgttgtaGACTGATTGAATTAGTCTCTTCTCCACATATTGGACAAGCCTTAAAACCTTTGACACTACACCCACATAAATTATCGTATGCAGGGAAATCATTGATAGTCCACAATAAGACGGCTCGCAAAGTGAAATATTCTTATTTATACGCATCAAAACACCGAACCCCTTCTTCCCATAAAATTTTGAGATCATCAATTAAGGGTGCTAAATAAGTGTTGATATCATATCCCGGTTGCTTCGAACCTGATATTAACATTGTCAACATCAAATATTTCCttctcatacacaaccatggtggaagattgtatattgtagtaataactggccaacaactatagtTCAACGATAAATCTCCAAATGGGTTAATTCCATCAGTCGATAAACCTAAATGAAGATTTCTTGGTTTTGACCCAAATGTTAGCCACATGTGATCTATCAACCTCCATGATGGAGTGTCAGCCAGATGTCTCATAATACCATCGACTTTTCTATCCATCGCATGCCAATGCAAGTTCTTAGCATTCCTTAAGTTCTTAAACATTCTTATAAATATTGGAACTATTGGAAAACATCTGCTTGGCAGTCACTCCACTGTTTtcctttgttgagtttttattgatCTTCCACCTTGATAAACCACACTTAGGACACTTTGTCGAGTTTGCATACTCTTTTCTATATAAACAACAATTATTACGACATGCATCAATTTTTTGGTAACTCAGTCCTAAAACACCTAGTGTTTTCTTCGCTTCGTATAAAGAAATTGGTATTTCGTTGTTGTCAGGTAGGAGATCACTTATTATGGACAACAATTCAGAGAAGCtagtgttactccaaccatatcAACCTTTAAGTTGTATAGTCTCACGAGGGCTGACAACTTCGTGAATTTCTTACATCCTGGATATAAGGGTTTCTTTGCATCATCAAACATAGTATCAAATGTGTTGGATGTATTACAAGATTCGTCATGAGCGGATTGAAACATGTTTATTGTATTAAACAAATCGTCGTGTTCATATTTTTCATCGattgtattttccattttagTGGTAACGGCATCTGAGTTCAAATCTTCACCATGCCAGAACCATATCTTGTAACTTTTATCAATTCCATTGGCATACAAATGATACCGAACTGTTGAGACATCCTTAAGTAAACGATTCCCACATTTCAGACATGGACATCTTATCGAATTAGAACCTTTGGCATGAGATAAaccaaattaaataaaacttttaactcctacatcatattctctagacatcctatttttcatcatccatgatttgtccatTCTGTAGATGTTACAAACACCAAATCTTCTATAATTGCCCTTTACACAAACCTGGGTTACAAAAGAGATGGATGACAATTGTAGAAGCATGTCCAAGTCAAAGATTCATTAATGTATGACAAGggtaaatatacataaatattaaaacaaataaggaaataataaatctaGCCTAAATTGAGGATACTTTACAACTCATAATTCGTGTATGGTAACAAGCCTAAAATAAAACATCAACagatgaaaataattatatttgtgtGTTATAATCTCCCCACCTTAAAAACTTGTGTCCTCGAAAGGTTGCTTATTCACAACTCTACAAAACTAgctttaattttgaattatttttcccAAGTTCATTATTAAGTCACTTAGTTGCTCTATGATCTTTCAACACTGTAGGTAAACCGTAACCTTAACAATTTCATTTTATGAAAAACTCTATTTTCAATAGTTTATTTTAGATCAATTTGTGCAAAGAGTTTCTAACAACATTTCTTAACAATAATGCACCAAACACAATGCACACCTCAAGCAAAAATTGTGATGATCATGTCAACCAATAAGTCACTTAACTATAGTATTTGATATCTATAAAGATCCAATATATCTTTGGTGCAATCTTCATTTTTATCAGGAAAACATACAACTTCTTTTATAGTTGCAATTTGAGAAAGCATTTGATCGCCAAAACAAACTTTAAACTAATGTATCCTTAACAACACCTTTCTTACGTTATAGTCCTTTATCGCAACAAATGCCTTCTTTATATTAATATTGAAATTACTAGTGATTGTAAACTTCTACCTCATATAGGTAattaacagaaaaaaaaaacttgatcCTCAATTTAGGGCACTAATAACGTTTCCCGCTATTGActccaaattaaaataacccaacaccataaactataaacatcaATAAACTCCACACTCATGAAACTAACATTAGGACATATGTTCTCTGGTGTCTTCTTTGTTTTCACCCTATGCCTCTTAACTAATTCGTAATCAATATTAGTGATACATTGGATTCTCAAATTTCACATCACAATGTGTAACGActcaactttccggactaagctgaggtcactaccaaactccaaaactcgaccattcaacataaagtttaaaacggaccagttacgattcattaaaacattaaaaatcttacaaaagacagtttcgggccctattttaaataatcaaaaagtcacaaaataaaatatcaagtcaccagttcaaaatcacaagtcaaaatattctgacaaaatacatagcggaagcgataagaaaaccagacgcgtccatatggccttcacgcatccttcctgcctctcgtcggtctgcccctcgctgtacccctacctgaaaagttaaagaagagaaagggtgagtataaacatacccagtaagggacccactactgggcccgttaggggacaacagttaacttcctattcgagggtaccctacataacagtctagtgctcccgaaggatgcacatatcagcctagtgctcccgaaggatgcacgtatcagtctagtgctcccgaaggatgcacgtatcagtctagtgctcccgaaggatgcacgtatcagtctagtgctcccgaaggatgcacgtatcagtctagtgctcccgaa is drawn from Cucumis melo cultivar AY chromosome 11, USDA_Cmelo_AY_1.0, whole genome shotgun sequence and contains these coding sequences:
- the LOC127143918 gene encoding uncharacterized protein LOC127143918, which translates into the protein MVVYEKEIFDVDNVNIRILRKIIEGSLLIKGFESGGWKWEPLFSHSTKLEPIEEVTIKCDLLDMPAVGQLEKDAKYSLVYQLLKIFLTQRLDAYMEFQAANSSLLKSYGLVHEDCIAKMRLLSLVDLGSNESARIPYALIKGVTCVLLVLQINDDEVELWVVKAITSKLIDCKMDQMNEVVIVRESWTSPPQRSQTT